Proteins encoded in a region of the Oscillospiraceae bacterium MB24-C1 genome:
- the glgD gene encoding glucose-1-phosphate adenylyltransferase subunit GlgD gives MMNAFCILFSDSFKEDTVSVLTKKRTVGSLPFGGRYRLIDFMLSNLVHASVPEVAVVARKHYSSLADHLGTGKDWDLSRKNGGLKLLTPFMSESGYHYQNRFEALSSFHTYLTRLLPEYAIVADANLVCTVDLRQVLRQHIESGADLTVVCNEGQPRQGDTEVSVGEDGIICDARCHTGSKNETAVLLRKIFIMHKSVLLDLVDQGATYGWSDLNRDYIAKKFLNQRFYAYRYQGYFSAIRTLQDYYSTNMDLLNANVRRELLDSETHILTKIKDTVPTMYGEYGRVANSMIADGCHIDGMVENSILFRDVRIGKGVLVRNSIVMQGCILEGDSTLSNAILDKDVQVTTGHSFNGGESYPFVVEKNAVI, from the coding sequence ATGATGAACGCCTTTTGCATTTTGTTCAGTGACTCTTTTAAAGAAGATACCGTCAGCGTGCTAACCAAAAAACGTACGGTGGGCTCGTTGCCATTCGGTGGGCGTTACAGGTTGATCGACTTTATGTTATCCAATTTGGTTCACGCTTCGGTACCGGAAGTCGCCGTGGTTGCCCGTAAGCATTATTCCTCGCTTGCCGACCATCTTGGAACCGGAAAGGACTGGGATTTAAGCCGTAAAAATGGGGGACTCAAGCTGCTTACGCCTTTCATGAGTGAATCAGGCTATCATTATCAGAACCGGTTTGAGGCACTTTCCAGCTTTCATACTTACCTGACCCGGTTGCTGCCGGAATACGCTATTGTGGCCGATGCCAATCTGGTCTGCACGGTCGACCTTCGGCAGGTGCTTAGGCAGCACATCGAATCCGGCGCAGATTTGACCGTGGTTTGCAACGAGGGTCAGCCACGTCAGGGCGACACGGAGGTTTCGGTGGGGGAGGACGGCATCATATGTGACGCCCGATGCCACACGGGAAGCAAGAATGAAACCGCTGTGCTATTGCGAAAAATTTTTATTATGCATAAGTCTGTGTTACTCGATCTGGTGGATCAGGGGGCCACCTATGGCTGGTCGGATCTTAACCGCGATTATATTGCTAAGAAATTTTTGAATCAACGGTTTTATGCCTATCGATATCAAGGTTATTTCTCCGCTATCCGCACTCTTCAAGATTATTACAGTACCAATATGGACCTACTTAACGCCAATGTCCGCAGGGAGCTGTTGGACTCCGAGACACATATCCTTACCAAAATCAAAGACACGGTTCCCACCATGTACGGCGAATACGGCCGCGTAGCGAACAGTATGATTGCCGACGGCTGCCACATTGACGGTATGGTTGAAAATAGCATCTTGTTTCGCGATGTTCGCATCGGAAAAGGTGTTCTCGTGCGAAACTCTATTGTGATGCAGGGCTGTATTCTGGAGGGGGATTCCACTCTGTCCAACGCCATTCTTGATAAGGACGTACAGGTGACGACAGGCCATTCGTTTAACGGCGGTGAAAGCTATCCCTTTGTCGTTGAAAAAAACGCGGTGATCTAA
- a CDS encoding TetR/AcrR family transcriptional regulator: MDKKQEILDVTYDLFSEKGYSLSMSEISKAVNIKTPSLYSHFKNKDEIIEVTIKKEIERCFNTIYKKESELANSSCEENLKSLFFLAVKYYKDNRRMRFWCHISLLQHEHLKNISRLLIENRNSYLASSVRSCFKKGIEDKEIREDITDGAIYLYLSMIQGFLEVAQFNLSNDAIEDQATMVWDAYWNGIKFQG, from the coding sequence ATGGACAAAAAGCAAGAAATACTAGATGTTACATATGATCTTTTTTCTGAAAAAGGATACAGCCTATCCATGTCTGAAATTTCGAAAGCGGTTAATATAAAAACACCATCACTTTATAGTCACTTTAAAAATAAAGATGAAATTATAGAGGTAACAATAAAAAAAGAAATTGAGCGGTGCTTCAATACTATTTATAAAAAAGAATCGGAACTGGCCAATAGTAGCTGTGAAGAAAACCTTAAATCGTTATTTTTTTTAGCAGTAAAATATTATAAAGACAACAGAAGAATGCGATTTTGGTGCCATATTTCTTTACTACAACATGAGCATCTCAAGAATATTAGCAGGCTACTGATTGAAAATAGGAATTCTTATCTAGCTAGCAGTGTAAGAAGTTGTTTTAAAAAGGGAATTGAGGACAAAGAGATTAGAGAGGATATAACGGACGGCGCAATCTATCTATATTTATCAATGATACAGGGCTTTTTGGAGGTTGCACAGTTTAATCTGAGCAATGACGCAATCGAAGACCAAGCAACAATGGTTTGGGACGCTTATTGGAACGGTATAAAGTTTCAAGGGTGA
- the glgA gene encoding glycogen synthase GlgA, with the protein MKKILFAAAEALPFIKVGGLGDVMGSLPAALNALGADARVVLPLYAQIPEQLRQTLTFVTSIGVPSGWRVSHCGIFQGEHNGVTYYLLDNEQYFKRSSVYGERDDAERFAFFSKAVLEVLPHIGFYPDVIHANDWHTALVPLYLNAFYRQTKGYESTRTVISIHNIEFQGKYDPYILGDVFGLDAAFRDILMYDGCLNILKGGIESADTVVAVSESYAKEILDPFYSSGLHHILQARNEKLVGIVNGIDTELFNPKTDQNLTCGYDLETLRFKTLNKRALQKELGLAQISGVPLIGMVTRLTPQKGLGLIREAMDEISTMDMQLVVLGSGDSEFEAMIQDWSARVSDKVGCSIGFSPTLASRIYAGADVFFMPSRSEPCGLAQMIAMRYGTVPVVHAVGGLKDTVIPFNPETREGNGVTFQSYEVWDMLDALRRALSLYHQKQMWRAARRNGMSRDFSWGNSAKKYLDVYCALTGVQEA; encoded by the coding sequence ATGAAGAAGATTTTATTTGCGGCAGCCGAAGCTTTGCCATTTATCAAAGTTGGCGGTCTGGGCGATGTAATGGGCTCACTACCCGCAGCCCTCAATGCATTGGGGGCGGACGCCAGAGTCGTGCTGCCGCTGTATGCACAAATTCCGGAGCAGCTACGCCAAACGCTGACCTTTGTGACCAGCATCGGAGTGCCTTCAGGGTGGCGGGTAAGTCACTGTGGTATTTTTCAAGGTGAACACAACGGAGTGACTTATTATTTGCTGGATAACGAGCAGTATTTCAAACGCTCCTCCGTATATGGTGAACGCGATGATGCAGAGCGCTTTGCATTTTTTTCCAAAGCGGTTCTCGAAGTTTTGCCGCACATCGGGTTTTACCCAGACGTGATTCACGCAAACGACTGGCACACGGCACTGGTGCCCCTGTATCTGAATGCATTCTACCGACAGACAAAGGGGTATGAAAGTACCCGCACTGTGATCTCTATTCACAACATTGAGTTTCAGGGAAAATACGACCCCTATATTTTGGGTGATGTGTTCGGGCTGGATGCGGCCTTTCGCGACATCTTGATGTATGATGGCTGCCTAAATATCTTAAAAGGTGGTATTGAAAGTGCCGATACAGTTGTTGCTGTCAGCGAAAGCTATGCAAAGGAAATTCTTGACCCCTTTTATTCCTCGGGGTTGCATCACATTTTACAGGCTAGAAACGAGAAGCTGGTTGGCATTGTCAACGGTATTGATACCGAGCTATTTAACCCTAAAACCGATCAAAACCTGACCTGTGGATATGACCTAGAGACGTTGCGGTTTAAGACCCTTAACAAACGCGCTTTGCAAAAGGAGCTGGGTCTGGCACAGATTTCGGGTGTACCGCTTATCGGCATGGTCACCCGACTGACGCCGCAGAAGGGGCTGGGCCTGATCCGTGAAGCGATGGATGAGATATCCACGATGGATATGCAGTTGGTTGTGCTCGGCTCGGGCGATTCAGAATTTGAAGCCATGATACAAGACTGGAGCGCTAGAGTCAGCGACAAGGTGGGCTGTTCAATTGGCTTTTCTCCGACCTTGGCCTCCCGGATATATGCCGGGGCCGACGTATTTTTCATGCCGTCCCGTTCGGAACCCTGCGGATTAGCTCAGATGATCGCCATGCGTTACGGTACTGTTCCGGTCGTTCACGCTGTGGGTGGCCTGAAAGATACGGTGATACCATTCAACCCCGAAACGAGGGAGGGCAACGGCGTCACGTTTCAGTCTTATGAAGTCTGGGATATGCTGGACGCGCTGCGCCGGGCTTTATCGCTGTATCATCAAAAGCAGATGTGGCGGGCGGCGCGCCGCAACGGCATGAGCCGCGATTTTTCTTGGGGAAATTCGGCGAAAAAATATCTCGATGTGTATTGTGCATTAACAGGTGTTCAAGAAGCGTAA
- a CDS encoding methyl-accepting chemotaxis protein encodes MRSLKAKLILIILILVTVSSLLTVTFGLLTSFNMTNEIMQTQFHDELAGANNMLQTYLDEQFGSLSLKSNGKLVDKNGQGIDGRFEYIDRLAQNMNLVATVFAKDGDNYVRILTNIMDSSGERVIGTQLDTNAAVYQEILKGNVYFGEAEILGSHYMTRYTPILDGSNQVIGIYFVGTPIETINNILSAGIESTVKTVIALFIFVLLLAGAVTYFISVGITKPIKKVTAAAAQIADGNFDVTLSIKTKDEIGQLAKAFNLTIERLVNYQEYIDEISDALLSVANGDLTIEPQKEYVGQFKKLKDNMQALLTRLNSTLLQIDQTADQVNSGADQVASGAQALSQGATEQASSIQELSASIAEVTEQIRQNAENSKVLQVKAEFAGSEMQSSNVKMKDMVSAMEQITVKSSEISKIIRVIDDIAFQTNILALNAAVEAARAGEAGKGFAVVADEVRNLAGKSSEAAKNTTILIEETIRAVENGSELATNTASSLDKSAEAAVESLELINKISQASHEQATAIVQIDQGVEQISSVIQNNAATAEENAAASEELSSQSNVLKDLIYRFKLRSTENSIYSAPVHTSSVKLEKYNSFTESDSKY; translated from the coding sequence ATGAGAAGTTTAAAAGCAAAACTTATTCTAATTATACTTATTTTGGTTACTGTTTCTTCCTTGCTAACCGTAACGTTTGGGCTTTTAACAAGCTTTAATATGACAAATGAAATTATGCAGACACAATTTCATGACGAACTTGCTGGTGCCAATAACATGCTGCAAACTTATCTCGATGAACAATTTGGCTCATTGAGCCTTAAAAGTAATGGTAAATTAGTTGATAAGAACGGACAAGGTATTGACGGAAGATTTGAGTATATCGATAGATTAGCTCAAAATATGAATCTTGTTGCAACCGTCTTTGCTAAAGATGGGGACAATTACGTTAGAATACTGACAAATATTATGGATAGCAGTGGCGAAAGAGTAATTGGAACCCAATTAGATACAAACGCTGCTGTTTACCAAGAAATATTAAAAGGCAACGTATATTTTGGGGAAGCTGAAATTCTGGGATCCCATTATATGACACGCTACACGCCGATTCTTGATGGCAGTAATCAGGTGATTGGCATCTATTTTGTTGGTACACCTATTGAGACCATCAATAATATTCTCAGTGCAGGGATAGAATCCACAGTAAAGACGGTTATTGCATTATTTATTTTTGTATTGTTGCTTGCCGGGGCAGTCACTTATTTTATCAGCGTAGGCATTACAAAACCGATCAAAAAAGTCACGGCAGCGGCAGCGCAAATTGCCGACGGCAACTTTGATGTAACGCTTTCAATTAAGACTAAAGATGAAATAGGGCAGCTTGCAAAGGCCTTTAATCTCACCATAGAAAGATTGGTAAATTATCAGGAATATATCGATGAAATTTCCGATGCGCTGTTAAGTGTAGCAAACGGAGACTTAACGATTGAACCACAGAAGGAATATGTCGGTCAATTTAAAAAGTTAAAAGATAATATGCAGGCATTGTTGACGCGGCTTAATTCTACATTGTTGCAAATTGATCAAACAGCAGACCAGGTTAACAGCGGAGCAGATCAAGTTGCAAGCGGAGCACAAGCGCTTTCACAAGGCGCCACTGAACAAGCCAGTTCCATTCAAGAGTTGTCCGCGTCTATTGCTGAGGTCACCGAGCAGATCAGGCAAAATGCAGAAAATTCAAAAGTGCTACAGGTTAAAGCCGAGTTTGCTGGTAGTGAAATGCAGAGCAGTAATGTTAAGATGAAGGATATGGTTTCCGCGATGGAACAAATAACCGTAAAGTCATCTGAAATTTCTAAAATTATTAGAGTTATTGATGACATTGCCTTCCAGACAAACATTCTTGCTTTGAATGCTGCGGTTGAAGCTGCGCGCGCAGGTGAAGCCGGAAAAGGTTTTGCGGTCGTGGCGGATGAAGTCAGAAATCTTGCTGGAAAATCATCTGAGGCGGCAAAGAACACAACCATTTTGATTGAAGAGACGATTAGAGCAGTTGAAAATGGTTCGGAACTTGCTACTAATACGGCAAGCTCTTTAGATAAGAGCGCCGAAGCGGCAGTGGAATCACTTGAGTTAATTAATAAAATCTCGCAGGCTTCGCACGAGCAAGCCACTGCGATTGTACAGATTGATCAAGGCGTGGAACAAATTTCTTCAGTGATTCAGAATAATGCTGCTACTGCCGAAGAAAACGCCGCAGCAAGCGAAGAATTGTCAAGTCA